The Podarcis raffonei isolate rPodRaf1 chromosome 2, rPodRaf1.pri, whole genome shotgun sequence genome window below encodes:
- the LOC128404870 gene encoding transcription factor Sp5-like translates to MFQLWSNEVPSGSHTTMAFGLPKLPYHGQGPASSGSAHELPLTPPAEPTYSFELSPVKMLAPTMPHSYAFPEAQDFSSFLQGPRPLGPAPPPGTTSTDDGPWWSLQQPGNFSLGRPLVLSPQPPLAALLQGTPKGFLGTTRRCRRCKCPNCQAVNGASEEPGRKKQHICHLPGCGKVYGKTSHLKAHLRWHAGERPFICSWLYCGKSFTRSDELQRHLRTHTGEKRFGCQLCPKRFMRSDHLAKHVKTHQGKRMRGMAMVAAAVGIKQE, encoded by the coding sequence ATGTTCCAACTCTGGAGCAATGAGGTCCCATCAGGCTCACACACAACCATGGCTTTTGGGCTGCCCAAGCTTCCCTACCACGGGCAAGGGCCAGCCAGCAGTGGCTCTGCCCATGAACTGCCCCTGACTCCGCCAGCTGAGCCCACCTACTCCTTTGAGCTGTCGCCTGTCAAGATGCTGGCACCCACAATGCCACACTCTTATGCCTTCCCAGAGGCCCAGGACTTCTCTAGCTTTTTGCAAGGGCCCCGGCCTTTGGGCCCAGCTCCTCCTCCAGGAACCACCTCCACGGATGATGGCCCTTGGTGGAGCCTGCAGCAACCAGGCAACTTCTCTCTGGGCCGGCCGCTGGTCCTAAGCCCCCAGCCCCCtcttgctgctctcctgcagggcACTCCCAAGGGGTTCCTGGGTACCActcgccgctgccgccgctgcaagTGCCCCAACTGCCAGGCAGTGAATGGAGCCAGCGAGGAGCCAGGCAGAAAGAAGCAACACATCTGCCACCTGCCAGGCTGTGGCAAGGTCTATGGCAAAACGTCCCACCTGAAGGCCCACCTCCGCTGGCACGCGGGCGAACGCCCCTTCATCTGCTCCTGGCTCTACTGTGGGAAAAGTTTCACCCGCTCGGATGAGCTGCAGAGGCACCTTCGGacgcacacgggcgagaagcgcTTCGGCTGCCAGCTGTGCCCCAAGAGGTTTATGCGGAGCGACCACCTAGCAAAGCATGTCAAGACCCACCAAGGAAAGCGAATGCGGGGCATGGCcatggtggcggcagcagtgggcaTCAAGCAGGAGTGA